CTACATTGATGGGAGCGGCAGGCGCCGGACGGTGTATCTGGGCAAGTGCAGCCTGAGACAGGCCGAGCATTTCAAGATCCGACTCGAAGCGTTGATCGCCGGGCAGTTTGGCGGCATCGACACTGACACGGCCAAGTGGCTGGCGGATCTGCCCGACGACGTGTACGCCAAGCTGGTCCGGTTGGAATTGGTGCCCGCAAGGCAGCCGGCAGAAAAGGCGACCCTGGGGCCGTTCATCGAGCGGTACATCGACAGTCGTGTCGATCTGAAACAGCGCAGCAAGTGGATGTTGCACCAGGCCCAGCAGAGTCTGATCGGCTACTTCGGCGCCGACAAGCCCCTGGGAGACATCAACGAAGCGGACGCGGAACTCTGGCGGCTATCGATGGTCAAGCAGGGTCTGGCTGACGCGACGATTCGCAAACGATGTGCTCATGCCAAGCAGTTCTACGCCCGAGTCATCAGGCAAAGACTGGTGGAATCGAACCCGTTCACCGCCCTGCCGTCGTCTTCCCGACCCAACCCCGGGCGGATGGTGTTCGTTTCGCACTCGGACATCGAGAAGGTGATCGAGGCCTGCCCCGACATTCAATGGAAGGTGATTTTCGCCCTGGCGAGATATGGCGGGTTGCGATGCCCCTCTGAGGTCCTGTCTCTGCGCTGGGACGATGTGAACTGGGGGCGAAGCCGCTTGCTGGTGCGCTCCCCCAAGACTGAGCGGCATGAAGGCGGTGAGTCTCGGGTCGTTCCGATCTTTCCCGAGTTGAAACCAATCCTCCTGGAAGCCTTCCACGAAGCCGAGGAAGGAACAGAACACGTCGTCACGCGATATCGTGTACAGAGTGCCAACCTGCGAACGCAGGCCCATCGGATCATCAAGCGGGCGGGACTGAAACCCTGGACTCGGACGTTTCAGAACCTTCGGGCAAGTCGCGAAACGGAGTTGACCGAGCGATTCCCTCTGCACATCGTCACGGCCTGGCTTGGGAACTCGCAGATCATCGCGGCGAAGCACTACTTAACCGTCCGCGATGAAGACTTCGAACGGGCTGCAAAAAGCGCACACGAGACGACACAGTGTGATGCTGCTACCCCCTGCGGGAGGGTGAAAAGCCTACTTGGGAACGGGGAGAAAAACGGCGTTCTTCAGTGCGTAACAGCGGATCACAGTACCACTCATGAATTCCTATTAGCCCCAAGGGGATTCGAACCCCTGTCGCCGGGTTGAAAACCCGGTGTCCTAGACCTGCCTAGACGATGGGGCCAATCGGAGTTGATTATGGATTATTGCCGATTGACTATTTGCCAATAATCAACGATCCCTAATCAATCCTTACATGCTTATGGCTTCGACGGGGCACGCGTCGATACAGGCCCCGCAATCGATGCAGGAATCCGCGTCCACGACTGCCTTGCCGTCTGCCATGCTGATGGCGTTGCTGGGGCACTCCTCCACACAGGACTCACAACCGGTGCATTTTGCCTTGTCCACTTCTGCCGGCATTCAGTTACCCTTTCAAATAGGAACCACGAATGTGCTGAGAAAGTACGGGATCATAACGCATTCCGGCGCGATTACAAACGAAAATCTTCGTCAAAAATCAGGTGGTGCTGTCCTGGGAATGGGTCGGGTGCGGGGCCGGCCGAACCGGCGTCGGGCAGATTCGGCGGCGATCAGCGGAGCGGCGACGGGCCGGGCGACCATCCGGACCCAAGCGGCATTCTGGGTCTGCGGCTGTCCTTGACGGCCGTAGCCATCGCCCGGACCAGATCGCTGGGGTCCGACTGAGCCATCCAGTCGAGGACCCTGTCGAACTCCTGGCCCTGCGTGGCGCCCAGGAGATAGATCGCCATCATTCGGACGGGCCATTGGCTGCGATTGAGGTTCCTGCCCACGGCGGCGGCCAGTTCGGAATCGAGCGGCATCGAGAGCAGGTCCGCCATGGCGTTGACCTTGACGACCCAATCGCCTTCGCCTTGACTGAGAAGCAGTCCGGCATCCGTCAGCAGCGCCGACCGCAGCAGGTTCGGCAGCCACGCGGCGTACCGATAGGGGTAGAGCGTGCCGTGCCGGGCCATCACGTGCTGCTCTTTGAGCAGGCCGGTGAACAACTGCGACGTGCGAATCTTCTGGGCCTCCAGGCCTGATGCGAG
The nucleotide sequence above comes from Anaerobaca lacustris. Encoded proteins:
- a CDS encoding tyrosine-type recombinase/integrase, translating into MVFVSHSDIEKVIEACPDIQWKVIFALARYGGLRCPSEVLSLRWDDVNWGRSRLLVRSPKTERHEGGESRVVPIFPELKPILLEAFHEAEEGTEHVVTRYRVQSANLRTQAHRIIKRAGLKPWTRTFQNLRASRETELTERFPLHIVTAWLGNSQIIAAKHYLTVRDEDFERAAKSAHETTQCDAATPCGRVKSLLGNGEKNGVLQCVTADHSTTHEFLLAPRGFEPLSPG
- a CDS encoding indolepyruvate ferredoxin oxidoreductase subunit alpha, with product MPAEVDKAKCTGCESCVEECPSNAISMADGKAVVDADSCIDCGACIDACPVEAISM